A region from the Wolbachia endosymbiont (group A) of Rhinocyllus conicus genome encodes:
- a CDS encoding Rpn family recombination-promoting nuclease/putative transposase codes for MALSKFLDARNDYAFKRIFGTEKNKDILIHFLNDILGFTGLAAIHDVEFLATILDPEIAAKKQSIVDVLCKDSQGSRYIIEMQFTKTKGFEKRAQYYAAKAYSSQADQGDNYHNLKEIIFIAVADCIIFPDKAEYKSNHVILDQNSFEHDLKDFYFVFIELPKFTKTKEDQLENIVEKWCYFFRYAAETNEEDLDKIVGSDVIIKRAYEEMNKFNWSEEELLAYEQMKKRIMDEVAALAQKFDEGLKVGHEKGRQEEKIEVAKNLLNAGISIDVISQTTGLPQADITQLKEETF; via the coding sequence ATGGCTCTTTCGAAGTTTCTTGATGCACGCAATGATTATGCCTTTAAAAGAATATTTGGCACTGAAAAGAATAAAGATATCCTTATTCATTTCTTGAACGATATTTTAGGCTTCACTGGCTTAGCTGCTATTCACGATGTTGAATTCTTGGCTACCATTTTGGACCCTGAAATTGCCGCTAAAAAGCAGAGTATTGTCGATGTTCTTTGTAAAGACTCTCAAGGTTCCAGATATATTATAGAAATGCAGTTCACTAAGACCAAAGGCTTCGAAAAGCGTGCTCAATATTATGCTGCTAAAGCCTACTCAAGTCAAGCTGATCAAGGTGATAATTATCATAATCTCAAGGAAATTATCTTCATAGCTGTTGCTGATTGTATTATTTTTCCAGATAAGGCTGAGTACAAATCTAATCATGTCATTTTAGATCAAAATAGCTTTGAACATGACTTAAAGGATTTTTACTTCGTATTCATAGAACTACCAAAATTTACAAAGACAAAAGAAGACCAACTAGAAAATATAGTAGAAAAATGGTGTTACTTTTTTCGATATGCAGCAGAAACAAACGAAGAGGACCTAGATAAAATAGTTGGTAGTGACGTAATAATAAAACGAGCTTATGAAGAGATGAATAAGTTTAATTGGTCAGAAGAAGAGTTACTAGCATATGAACAAATGAAAAAACGCATAATGGATGAGGTAGCTGCTTTAGCTCAAAAATTTGATGAGGGTCTTAAAGTAGGTCACGAAAAAGGTAGACAAGAAGAAAAAATCGAAGTTGCAAAAAACCTACTTAATGCTGGCATTTCTATTGATGTTATTTCCCAGACAACTGGCCTTCCTCAGGCTGACATTACACAACTTAAGGAAGAAACTTTTTAG
- the rnhA gene encoding ribonuclease HI — translation MGEKKKVIIYTDGACSGNPGPGGWAAVVMYENKSVFIKKRISGGEENTTNNKMELKAVINGLKMLKVSCKVILHTDSRYIKQGITEWINKWKVNGWKTTDKKPVKNRELWQELEEVALQHDINWKWVRAHNGNMYNEEADRLARKESKKLKYRDCEVKKSPKNRGNSKFHRLGGVLWQ, via the coding sequence ATGGGCGAAAAAAAGAAGGTTATAATATATACAGATGGAGCATGTTCTGGAAATCCGGGGCCTGGTGGATGGGCAGCCGTGGTGATGTATGAAAATAAAAGTGTCTTTATCAAAAAACGCATCTCTGGAGGTGAAGAAAACACAACGAATAACAAAATGGAATTAAAGGCTGTGATTAATGGGCTAAAGATGTTGAAAGTTTCTTGCAAAGTTATTTTACACACTGATAGTCGTTATATTAAGCAAGGTATAACAGAGTGGATCAATAAATGGAAGGTAAATGGTTGGAAGACAACCGATAAAAAGCCAGTGAAGAACAGGGAATTATGGCAGGAACTAGAAGAAGTTGCTTTGCAGCATGATATTAATTGGAAGTGGGTTAGAGCTCACAACGGTAATATGTACAATGAGGAGGCAGATAGACTTGCTAGAAAGGAATCTAAAAAGCTAAAATATAGAGATTGTGAGGTCAAGAAATCACCAAAAAATAGAGGGAACTCTAAGTTTCATAGATTGGGTGGAGTATTATGGCAATAA
- the mutL gene encoding DNA mismatch repair endonuclease MutL translates to MAIILLDTKTINRIAAGEVIERPASVVKELVENAIDAGSSEIEIKIESGGRNLITVTDNGNGIEKEDLELAFMRYATSKLSDSELIEIKHLGFRGEALPSIAAVSRMKLSSKASGAKEAWSIRYEGGEKIREITPCSLLQGTYIEVRDLFFATPNRLKFLKTERAETQSIVDIVNNLAMINYSIGFTLTSGNKKLLKYVKQTSLFNRLCETEEEFQSNSLEVKEEEDGIKLTGHICKPTISRGNSTQIYTFVNGRPIKDNLLIGAIRYAYQDFILSGRYPFAVLHLEIPYDQVDVNVHPNKSEVRFQNKRLIYEIVRRGIIKALSTRFAASGQGIEEELIFNDSKSQEQVDSKEKKNQKEFYEKRPSLLENRLMKEFNAPDERRQSLPETFKYGESPPQKGAMVLEREQIDLIEDHPLGYARCQVHSTYIIAEAKGKLIIVDQHAAHERLIYGCLKQKSSIKRQKLLLPETVKIKNQAGMGMIETYKDELFEMGFGIEIESEDKVRVKEIPAILGTIDIKEMLVDIVDKLTEMEDTLPIEDKVNKISATIACHGAGRKMKLEEMNEILRQIEKTPYSGHERPTYIEMKLSDIEKLFERR, encoded by the coding sequence ATGGCAATAATTCTTTTAGACACAAAAACTATAAATCGTATAGCAGCGGGAGAGGTAATAGAGAGGCCAGCAAGTGTAGTAAAGGAATTAGTTGAAAATGCAATAGATGCTGGAAGTTCAGAGATAGAGATCAAAATAGAAAGTGGTGGGCGTAATCTTATAACTGTGACAGATAATGGAAATGGAATAGAAAAGGAAGATTTGGAACTTGCGTTTATGCGCTACGCTACTTCAAAATTAAGCGATAGTGAGTTAATAGAGATCAAGCACCTTGGGTTTAGAGGAGAAGCTTTACCTTCAATTGCAGCAGTAAGCAGAATGAAATTATCGTCTAAGGCAAGTGGAGCAAAGGAAGCATGGTCTATAAGGTATGAGGGAGGAGAAAAAATAAGAGAGATTACACCTTGTTCTTTGCTACAGGGTACATATATTGAAGTTCGTGACTTATTTTTTGCCACTCCAAATAGATTAAAATTTCTAAAAACCGAGAGGGCAGAAACACAAAGCATTGTTGACATTGTAAATAACTTAGCAATGATTAACTATAGTATTGGGTTTACTCTCACTTCCGGTAATAAAAAGCTCTTAAAATATGTTAAGCAAACTTCATTATTTAACAGATTATGTGAAACAGAAGAAGAATTTCAGAGCAATTCGCTGGAAGTTAAAGAGGAAGAAGACGGCATCAAACTTACGGGACACATCTGTAAACCAACTATTAGTCGTGGCAATTCAACTCAGATCTATACGTTTGTTAATGGAAGGCCAATAAAAGATAATCTACTTATTGGTGCAATTAGATATGCGTATCAAGATTTTATTCTAAGTGGGAGGTATCCTTTTGCAGTGCTGCACTTAGAGATACCATACGATCAAGTAGATGTAAATGTGCATCCAAATAAATCGGAAGTAAGATTTCAGAATAAAAGGCTAATATATGAAATAGTGAGAAGAGGGATAATAAAAGCATTATCAACGAGGTTTGCAGCAAGTGGTCAAGGTATTGAAGAGGAGCTAATTTTTAATGATAGTAAAAGCCAAGAGCAGGTTGATAGTAAAGAGAAAAAGAATCAAAAAGAGTTTTATGAAAAGAGACCAAGTCTTTTAGAAAATCGTCTAATGAAAGAATTCAATGCACCAGATGAAAGAAGGCAAAGCTTACCAGAAACGTTTAAGTATGGAGAATCTCCACCCCAAAAGGGAGCGATGGTTCTAGAAAGGGAGCAAATTGATTTAATAGAGGATCATCCTCTAGGGTATGCACGCTGTCAGGTCCACAGTACTTACATTATTGCTGAGGCTAAAGGCAAATTAATTATAGTAGATCAGCACGCAGCTCATGAAAGATTGATATACGGGTGCTTAAAGCAAAAATCAAGCATAAAAAGACAGAAACTTCTTCTTCCTGAAACAGTTAAAATCAAAAACCAAGCTGGAATGGGGATGATTGAAACTTATAAAGATGAGCTTTTTGAAATGGGTTTTGGTATTGAAATAGAATCAGAAGATAAAGTAAGGGTGAAAGAAATACCTGCAATCTTAGGAACAATAGATATAAAAGAGATGCTAGTTGATATAGTAGATAAGTTAACGGAAATGGAAGATACGTTGCCAATAGAGGATAAGGTGAATAAAATATCAGCCACAATCGCTTGCCATGGAGCAGGAAGAAAAATGAAATTGGAAGAGATGAATGAGATACTAAGACAAATTGAGAAAACTCCATATTCTGGTCATGAAAGACCAACTTATATAGAAATGAAACTAAGTGATATAGAAAAATTGTTTGAAAGGAGATGA
- a CDS encoding helix-turn-helix domain-containing protein — protein sequence MKKENNYSNFLYYKVVGQKVRSCRIAKGYTQKDLAKKISVTYQIVLQYEKGTRKISIEKLCAIAKVLSINITDLIPVSNEKICFEDKGEEILNLVRKYKTINDQELRKVFYLLTKFTRVGEKSSKKAEKVKIAKGLVKAGISVDIVSQAIGLSADECVEEKIGSIYCKIGKKIKEWRLVREYTQKDLAKKMSTTRDEISNYEQGRTAVPLGRLYEIAKALSINIMDLLELTEDADDKVVPNLIEEYKKIESQELRHALMKSLFESIQICEEKVKRAEKMKIAKDLVKEGISINIILKTVGISLDEIQQI from the coding sequence GTGAAAAAAGAGAATAATTACTCTAATTTTTTATATTATAAAGTAGTAGGACAGAAAGTAAGAAGTTGTAGGATAGCAAAGGGGTATACTCAAAAAGATTTAGCAAAAAAAATCAGTGTAACGTATCAAATAGTACTACAATATGAAAAAGGAACACGAAAAATTTCGATTGAAAAGTTGTGCGCTATAGCAAAGGTGTTATCAATTAATATTACGGATCTTATTCCTGTATCAAATGAAAAAATCTGTTTTGAAGATAAGGGAGAGGAAATATTAAATCTAGTAAGAAAATATAAAACGATTAATGATCAAGAGTTGCGCAAGGTGTTTTACTTGCTAACAAAATTTACCCGAGTTGGTGAGAAAAGTAGTAAAAAAGCAGAGAAAGTAAAAATTGCAAAGGGCCTGGTTAAAGCAGGGATTTCTGTTGATATTGTTTCACAAGCAATTGGCCTCTCTGCTGATGAATGTGTTGAAGAAAAAATAGGTTCTATATACTGCAAAATAGGAAAGAAGATAAAAGAATGGAGACTAGTGCGGGAATATACTCAGAAGGATTTAGCAAAGAAAATGAGTACAACACGTGATGAAATAAGCAACTATGAACAAGGAAGAACTGCTGTTCCACTGGGAAGATTATATGAGATAGCAAAGGCGTTATCGATTAATATCATGGACCTACTTGAACTAACAGAGGATGCAGATGATAAAGTGGTACCTAATTTAATTGAAGAATACAAAAAAATTGAAAGCCAAGAACTACGTCATGCACTAATGAAATCTCTGTTTGAAAGCATACAAATTTGCGAAGAGAAAGTGAAAAGAGCAGAAAAGATGAAAATTGCAAAGGATTTAGTTAAGGAAGGAATTTCTATCAATATTATTTTAAAAACAGTAGGCATCTCTTTAGACGAAATTCAACAAATTTAA
- a CDS encoding RadC family protein, translated as MNNNKNKEEIEFRILESKGKALLDREIMETFLSAVHERPQAQEIAKNLVNTYAGVGRILGREMDDLKVIEGVTDSAVAMIMCVKETLERVLREKLKSEPIMDLQGLVEYLNVSIGHSERECVKILYLNKRRQLIGEESYIGEMEKAPVYIKEITRKALIKNATLVIMSHNHPGESLEPSEEDQEVTKSLAAACSTVSVRLFDHIIITSGGYFSFRENGLL; from the coding sequence ATGAATAATAATAAGAATAAAGAAGAAATAGAATTCAGAATATTAGAAAGCAAAGGCAAAGCACTACTTGATCGTGAAATAATGGAAACATTTTTAAGTGCAGTACATGAAAGGCCGCAAGCTCAAGAAATTGCTAAAAATCTGGTGAATACTTATGCAGGAGTAGGAAGGATTTTAGGTAGAGAAATGGATGACCTGAAAGTTATAGAAGGAGTAACTGATTCTGCAGTAGCAATGATTATGTGTGTTAAGGAAACACTAGAAAGGGTACTGAGAGAAAAGCTCAAAAGTGAGCCAATAATGGACTTACAAGGGCTAGTAGAGTACTTAAACGTAAGTATAGGCCACTCAGAAAGGGAATGTGTAAAAATACTGTACTTGAATAAAAGGCGTCAACTAATTGGAGAAGAATCCTATATTGGTGAAATGGAAAAAGCACCAGTATACATAAAGGAAATTACAAGAAAAGCATTAATAAAGAATGCAACATTAGTAATAATGTCACACAACCACCCTGGGGAAAGTTTAGAACCTTCAGAAGAAGATCAAGAAGTAACAAAGAGCTTAGCAGCAGCATGTAGTACTGTAAGCGTTAGATTATTTGATCATATTATCATTACAAGTGGGGGTTATTTTAGCTTTAGAGAAAACGGATTGTTATAG